From the genome of Mesorhizobium japonicum MAFF 303099, one region includes:
- the pcaF gene encoding 3-oxoadipyl-CoA thiolase, with product MAEAYICDYIRTPIGRFGGSLSSVRSDDLGAIPLKALAERNAGIDWQAVDDVVYGCANQAGEDNRNVARMALLLAGLPKEIPGSTVNRLCGSGMDALTIAARAIKAGEAELMIAGGVESMSRAPFVMPKADTAFSRNAEIYDTTIGWRFVNPLMKKQYGVDSMPETGENVAEDFAVSRADQDAFAVRSQDKAVAAQANGRLAKEITAVTIPQRKGDPVVVSKDEHPRAGTTVEALAKLPTPFRQGGTVTAGNASGVNDGAAVLIVASEAAVKKYGLTPIARILGGAAAGVAPRIMGIGPAPATQKLCARLGLTPQQFDVIELNEAFASQGIAVLRQLGIAEDAEHINPNGGAIALGHPLGMSGARISGTAALELRERGGRYALATMCIGVGQGIAIALERA from the coding sequence ATGGCCGAGGCCTATATCTGCGATTACATCCGCACGCCGATCGGCCGCTTCGGCGGGTCGCTGTCCTCGGTCCGATCAGACGACCTCGGCGCCATTCCGCTGAAGGCTTTGGCCGAGCGCAATGCCGGTATCGACTGGCAGGCGGTGGACGACGTCGTCTATGGCTGCGCCAACCAGGCCGGCGAGGACAACCGCAACGTGGCGCGCATGGCGCTGCTCCTGGCTGGCCTGCCGAAGGAAATCCCGGGTTCGACCGTCAATCGCCTGTGCGGGTCCGGCATGGATGCGTTGACCATCGCGGCGCGCGCCATCAAGGCCGGCGAGGCGGAATTGATGATTGCCGGTGGCGTCGAATCGATGAGCCGGGCGCCCTTCGTCATGCCCAAGGCCGACACGGCGTTTTCGCGCAATGCCGAGATTTACGACACCACGATCGGCTGGCGCTTCGTCAACCCGCTGATGAAGAAGCAATATGGCGTCGATTCCATGCCGGAAACCGGCGAGAACGTCGCCGAGGATTTTGCCGTGTCTCGCGCCGACCAGGACGCCTTTGCCGTGCGCAGCCAGGACAAGGCTGTCGCCGCGCAGGCCAATGGCAGGCTGGCCAAGGAGATCACAGCGGTGACGATCCCGCAGCGCAAGGGCGATCCGGTGGTGGTCTCGAAAGACGAACATCCACGCGCCGGCACCACGGTCGAGGCGCTGGCCAAGCTGCCGACGCCGTTCCGCCAGGGCGGCACGGTGACCGCCGGCAATGCCTCCGGCGTCAATGACGGGGCGGCGGTGCTGATCGTTGCTTCCGAGGCTGCGGTGAAAAAATATGGCCTGACGCCGATTGCCCGCATCCTCGGTGGTGCAGCCGCCGGTGTGGCGCCGCGCATCATGGGTATCGGCCCGGCGCCGGCGACGCAGAAACTGTGCGCGCGGCTCGGCCTGACGCCGCAACAGTTCGATGTCATCGAGCTCAACGAAGCCTTTGCCTCGCAAGGCATCGCCGTGCTGCGCCAGCTCGGCATTGCCGAGGATGCCGAGCACATCAACCCGAATGGCGGCGCCATCGCGCTCGGCCATCCGCTGGGGATGTCGGGTGCGCGCATCTCCGGCACGGCGGCGCTGGAGCTGCGTGAGCGCGGCGGTCGCTACGCGCTTGCGACGATGTGCATCGGCGTCGGCCAGGGCATCGCCATCGCGCTCGAACGGGCCTGA
- a CDS encoding glutamine synthetase family protein has product MLDKKTNIATDDPKAWLAQHGINEVECLVPDMNGVLRGKALPTAKFLKALEDRALYLPSSAFLVSIDGRYSGSIDEGFAYSDPDMRMVPDVSTLCLAPGAGAGKAYVFADAFHMDGRPWMASPRHVLRAVLDLYRQRGWRAVVAPEVEFYLTAPNPDPDRPLTAPVGANGRAEGVQHPYDMVALEEFEPVIRRVYDYAAAAGLPLDTLIHESGTAQLEINLLHGDALPLADQVLLFKRLTRQAAQQCGMHATFMAKPIAAQAGSSMHLHMSVVDEAGNALFASDDDADTEMFGHFIGGLQTYVPEIMPLFAPNVNSFRRIRPNHSAPANIEWSHDNRSCGLRVPAGGRSARRVENRLPGADSNPYLAIAGSLLAGYLGVQQKLARSAEASGNAYKIKSTLPKTMEEALDRFTACEPVRKLLGEDFSQTYLRVKSVELDLFQSVVTSWERDHLLLKV; this is encoded by the coding sequence ATGCTTGATAAGAAGACGAATATCGCGACCGACGATCCCAAGGCCTGGCTGGCACAGCACGGCATCAACGAGGTCGAATGCCTGGTGCCCGACATGAACGGCGTGCTGCGCGGCAAGGCGCTGCCGACGGCGAAATTCCTCAAGGCGCTGGAAGACCGCGCGCTCTATCTGCCGAGCAGCGCCTTCCTGGTCAGCATCGACGGCCGCTATTCCGGCTCGATCGACGAGGGCTTTGCCTATTCGGATCCGGACATGCGCATGGTGCCTGACGTTTCGACGCTCTGCCTGGCGCCGGGCGCCGGGGCGGGGAAGGCCTATGTCTTCGCCGACGCCTTCCACATGGATGGCCGGCCATGGATGGCCTCGCCGCGGCATGTGCTGCGCGCCGTGCTCGATCTCTACCGCCAGCGCGGCTGGCGGGCGGTGGTGGCGCCGGAGGTCGAATTCTATCTGACCGCGCCCAACCCCGATCCGGACAGGCCACTGACCGCGCCGGTCGGCGCCAATGGCCGCGCCGAGGGCGTGCAGCATCCCTACGACATGGTGGCACTGGAGGAATTCGAGCCGGTGATCCGGCGCGTCTACGACTACGCCGCGGCCGCCGGGCTGCCGCTTGACACGCTGATCCATGAATCGGGCACGGCGCAGCTGGAGATCAATCTCCTGCATGGCGACGCGCTGCCGCTGGCCGACCAGGTGCTTTTATTCAAGCGGCTGACGCGCCAGGCCGCGCAGCAATGCGGCATGCATGCCACCTTCATGGCCAAGCCGATCGCGGCCCAGGCGGGCAGCTCGATGCACCTGCACATGTCCGTTGTCGATGAGGCGGGCAATGCGCTGTTTGCCAGCGATGATGATGCCGACACCGAAATGTTCGGCCATTTCATTGGCGGCCTGCAGACATATGTGCCGGAGATCATGCCGCTGTTCGCGCCCAACGTGAATTCGTTCCGGCGGATACGGCCGAACCACAGTGCGCCGGCTAACATCGAATGGTCGCACGACAACCGCTCCTGCGGCCTGCGCGTGCCGGCGGGTGGCCGCTCGGCGCGGCGGGTGGAGAACCGCTTGCCGGGCGCCGATTCCAATCCCTATCTGGCGATCGCCGGCTCGTTGCTCGCCGGCTATCTCGGCGTCCAGCAGAAACTGGCGCGCTCGGCCGAGGCTTCTGGCAATGCCTACAAGATCAAGAGCACGCTGCCGAAAACCATGGAGGAGGCGCTCGACCGCTTCACCGCCTGTGAGCCGGTGCGCAAACTGCTCGGCGAGGATTTCTCCCAGACCTATCTGCGCGTGAAGAGCGTCGAGCTCGACCTGTTCCAGAGCGTGGTGACGAGCTGGGAACGCGATCACCTGCTGCTGAAGGTGTGA
- a CDS encoding CoA-transferase subunit beta, with product MSEFGFTPNEMMTIAASRALRNDDVCFVGIGAPSAACNVARLTHAPEITLIYESGTIGTAPDVLPLSIGDGELCETAVTTVAVPEMFRYWLQGGRISIGFLGAAQLDKFGNINTTVIGDYVHPKTRLPGGGGAPEIATSSKEIYITMAQTRRGMVEKIDFFTSFGHGEGGDHRQRLGIDTAGPTLLITDLAIWKPDPVTKEFTVVSLHPGVTRQQVQETCGWVVKFAEALDETPAPSELELNTLRDLQARTKAAHEGTGNKKAA from the coding sequence ATGAGCGAGTTCGGCTTCACCCCCAACGAGATGATGACGATCGCCGCCAGCCGTGCGCTGCGGAATGACGATGTCTGCTTCGTCGGCATCGGCGCGCCGTCCGCCGCCTGCAATGTGGCACGGCTGACGCATGCGCCCGAGATCACGCTGATCTACGAGAGCGGCACGATCGGCACCGCGCCTGACGTGCTGCCGCTGTCGATCGGCGACGGCGAATTGTGCGAGACCGCCGTCACCACCGTCGCGGTGCCGGAAATGTTCCGCTACTGGCTGCAGGGTGGCCGCATCTCGATCGGCTTCCTGGGTGCGGCGCAGCTCGACAAGTTCGGCAACATCAACACCACGGTCATCGGCGACTATGTCCATCCCAAGACCAGGCTGCCCGGCGGCGGTGGCGCACCGGAGATCGCGACCTCGTCGAAGGAGATCTACATCACCATGGCGCAGACCAGGCGCGGCATGGTCGAGAAGATCGACTTCTTCACCTCCTTCGGCCATGGCGAGGGCGGCGATCACCGCCAGCGGCTGGGTATCGACACCGCCGGGCCGACCCTGTTGATCACCGATCTCGCCATCTGGAAGCCGGATCCGGTGACCAAGGAATTCACCGTCGTGTCGCTGCATCCCGGCGTCACCCGCCAGCAGGTGCAGGAGACTTGTGGCTGGGTGGTTAAGTTCGCCGAGGCGCTTGACGAAACACCGGCGCCAAGCGAACTCGAACTCAACACATTGCGCGACCTGCAGGCCCGCACCAAGGCGGCGCATGAGGGAACGGGAAACAAGAAAGCTGCATGA
- a CDS encoding CoA transferase subunit A, translating into MVKFLPLKQAVAENLNNGDSVAFEGFTHLIPTAAAHEAIRQGFRDLTLIRMTPDLIYDQMIGMGMAKKIVFSYVGNPGVGLLRRARDSIENGFPRAIEVEEHSHAGMANAYEAGAAGLPCAVFRGYRGAGLAAVNPNIKSVTCPFTGEVLAAVPSIRPDVTFIHAQKADKKGNVLVEGIIGIQKEAVLAARRAVVTVEEVVDNFDDLHPNLTVLPRWTIAAISVVPGGSHPSYAHGYYARDNAAYLEWDEIAADREKFRAWMQVNVIERNAGDFAGRVEHLRKAA; encoded by the coding sequence ATGGTCAAGTTCCTGCCGCTCAAACAGGCCGTGGCCGAGAATTTGAACAATGGCGATTCCGTCGCCTTCGAAGGCTTCACCCATCTGATCCCGACAGCCGCCGCGCATGAGGCGATCCGCCAGGGGTTTCGCGACCTGACCCTGATCCGCATGACGCCGGACCTGATCTACGACCAGATGATCGGCATGGGCATGGCGAAGAAGATCGTCTTTTCCTATGTCGGCAATCCCGGCGTCGGCCTGCTGCGGCGTGCCCGCGATTCCATCGAGAACGGTTTTCCCCGGGCGATCGAGGTCGAGGAGCACAGCCATGCCGGCATGGCCAATGCCTATGAGGCGGGCGCGGCCGGCCTGCCCTGCGCGGTGTTCCGCGGCTATCGCGGCGCCGGCCTTGCCGCGGTCAATCCGAACATCAAGTCGGTCACTTGTCCGTTCACCGGCGAGGTGCTGGCGGCCGTGCCTTCGATCCGGCCCGACGTCACCTTCATCCATGCGCAGAAGGCCGACAAAAAAGGCAATGTGCTGGTCGAGGGCATCATCGGAATCCAGAAGGAAGCGGTGCTAGCGGCCAGGCGCGCCGTGGTGACGGTGGAGGAAGTGGTCGACAATTTCGACGATCTGCACCCCAATCTGACCGTGCTGCCGCGCTGGACGATCGCGGCGATATCCGTCGTGCCCGGCGGATCGCACCCTTCCTATGCCCATGGCTATTATGCGCGCGACAATGCCGCCTATCTCGAATGGGACGAGATTGCCGCCGACCGCGAGAAATTCCGGGCGTGGATGCAGGTGAACGTCATCGAGAGGAACGCCGGTGACTTTGCCGGACGTGTCGAGCATCTGAGGAAAGCGGCATGA
- a CDS encoding NAD(P)/FAD-dependent oxidoreductase: MASSTGFNSGLDIGKSYYIATANPAPDHPALVGDVVADLVVVGGGCTGLSAALHAAERGLKVVLLEGGKIGWGASGRNGGQMIPGLRKGAKGLVKLYGPERAKVLFDLAFEARGLVLDIIERHAIDCDLRLTGHLVGAVNGSDLKDLEEEAKCLESVMKFRDVEILSAAEARAKVDTPYHGAMYEPLGGHMHPLNYTLGLARAAVAAGVVIHENSVAVKLEREPSIRVSTSKGSVRAKHVVLAGDALLHGLEPRVNSRIMPVGNYIVATEPLEGKRNVIPANVAVSDTRFVVNYYRMSADGRLLFGGGERYTPSPPADIAGFVRPHMEATFPQLKGCRIDHAWGGLVSVTTSRLPHVGHYGEVYFAHGYSGKGVILSTLSGRLLAEAITGDASRLDLFSTLTPLPFPGGTALRGPLYVLGMLWYAMRDRIKH; the protein is encoded by the coding sequence ATGGCATCTTCAACGGGCTTCAATTCCGGTCTCGATATCGGCAAATCCTACTATATCGCCACCGCCAATCCGGCGCCGGACCATCCGGCGCTTGTCGGCGATGTCGTAGCCGATCTGGTCGTCGTCGGCGGCGGCTGCACCGGCCTGTCGGCGGCCCTTCACGCCGCCGAACGCGGCCTGAAGGTGGTGCTGCTCGAAGGAGGCAAGATCGGCTGGGGCGCATCGGGGCGCAATGGCGGCCAGATGATCCCCGGCCTGCGCAAGGGCGCCAAGGGCCTGGTCAAGCTGTACGGGCCGGAGCGGGCGAAGGTGCTGTTCGACCTCGCCTTCGAGGCGCGCGGCCTGGTGCTTGATATCATCGAGCGCCATGCCATCGATTGCGACCTGAGACTGACCGGCCATTTGGTCGGCGCAGTCAACGGCTCCGATCTCAAGGATTTGGAGGAAGAGGCCAAGTGCCTCGAAAGCGTGATGAAGTTCCGCGATGTCGAGATCCTCTCGGCGGCGGAAGCACGCGCCAAGGTCGACACGCCCTATCACGGCGCGATGTACGAGCCGCTCGGCGGCCACATGCATCCGCTGAACTACACGCTTGGCCTTGCCCGCGCGGCCGTGGCCGCCGGCGTCGTTATCCACGAGAATTCAGTGGCGGTGAAGCTGGAGCGCGAGCCTTCGATCCGCGTCTCGACATCGAAGGGTTCGGTGCGCGCAAAACATGTCGTGCTGGCGGGCGACGCGCTGCTCCATGGATTGGAGCCGCGCGTCAACAGCCGCATCATGCCGGTCGGCAATTACATCGTCGCCACCGAGCCGCTGGAGGGCAAACGCAATGTCATCCCGGCCAATGTCGCGGTCTCCGACACGCGCTTCGTCGTCAATTACTATCGCATGTCGGCGGACGGACGTCTGCTGTTCGGCGGCGGCGAGCGCTACACGCCGTCACCGCCGGCCGACATTGCCGGCTTCGTGCGGCCGCATATGGAAGCTACCTTCCCGCAGCTCAAGGGCTGCCGCATCGATCATGCCTGGGGCGGGCTGGTGTCGGTGACGACATCGCGGCTGCCGCATGTCGGGCACTATGGCGAGGTCTATTTCGCGCATGGCTATTCCGGCAAGGGCGTCATCCTGTCGACGCTGTCGGGCAGGCTGCTCGCCGAAGCGATCACGGGGGATGCCTCGCGACTCGACCTGTTCTCGACGCTGACCCCGCTGCCGTTCCCCGGTGGCACGGCGCTGCGCGGCCCGCTCTATGTGCTGGGCATGCTGTGGTATGCGATGCGGGACCGCATCAAGCATTGA
- a CDS encoding ABC transporter ATP-binding protein has translation MRGITKSFGAVKANEAVDLSVAPGEILGLLGENGAGKTTLMNVLFGAYAPDAGEILIQGRPVRITSSADALAAGIGMVHQHFHLAPRLTVLENLLIGIPGKSGRIDRAGGLARLAEIGRQHGLTLDPDLPVSALSVGEQQRLEIVKALFRGARLLILDEPTAVLAPSEVDGLFSALRSMAAQGLGIIFISHKLNEVRALTHRCTVLRHGRVAGRVDDPANTTSAAMAQLMCGHEIVPPARGPSTPGEAVLTLDAISTSTHAGTALRDVSLAVRAGEILGIAGVSGNGQRALAEVISGVRAPDAGRMTIAGQTVSRFSPSEVQALGLGRIPEDRMTTGLVTNLPLADSMVLPRIGTAAFSSKGLLKPDAIRAFAEEQIKAYDIRCPGPMTRAGALSGGNLQKALLARELAFDPKVLIVSQPTRGLDIGAARFIHEKFLDMRAKGCGIIVIGEDLEELLVLCDRIAVMYEGRIVGTLDSADATVARLGLLMTGAEGHS, from the coding sequence ATGCGCGGCATCACCAAGAGCTTCGGCGCCGTCAAGGCGAACGAGGCTGTAGATCTCAGCGTCGCGCCCGGTGAAATCCTCGGCCTGCTGGGCGAGAACGGCGCCGGCAAGACGACGCTGATGAACGTGCTGTTCGGCGCCTATGCGCCGGATGCCGGGGAAATCCTCATCCAGGGTCGCCCCGTGCGGATCACGAGTTCGGCCGATGCGCTGGCAGCTGGCATCGGCATGGTGCACCAGCATTTTCACCTGGCGCCGCGGCTGACGGTGCTGGAGAATCTGCTCATCGGCATTCCAGGCAAATCGGGGCGGATCGATCGCGCCGGCGGGCTGGCGCGGCTGGCCGAAATCGGCCGCCAGCATGGGCTGACGCTGGATCCCGACCTGCCGGTTTCCGCCCTGTCGGTCGGCGAACAGCAGCGGCTTGAGATCGTCAAGGCGCTGTTTCGCGGCGCCAGGCTCTTGATCCTCGACGAGCCGACGGCGGTGCTGGCGCCGAGCGAGGTGGACGGGCTGTTCTCGGCGCTGCGCTCGATGGCGGCGCAGGGCCTCGGCATCATCTTCATCTCGCACAAGCTCAACGAGGTGCGGGCGCTCACCCATCGCTGCACGGTGCTGCGGCATGGCCGTGTCGCCGGCCGTGTCGACGATCCGGCCAACACGACGTCCGCCGCCATGGCGCAGCTGATGTGCGGCCACGAGATCGTGCCGCCAGCCAGAGGGCCTTCGACGCCGGGCGAAGCGGTGCTGACGCTCGACGCCATTTCCACCTCGACGCATGCGGGCACGGCGCTGCGCGACGTGTCGCTTGCCGTTCGTGCCGGCGAAATCCTCGGCATTGCCGGCGTGTCGGGCAATGGCCAGCGGGCGCTCGCCGAGGTGATTTCGGGCGTGCGCGCACCCGATGCCGGCCGCATGACGATCGCCGGCCAGACGGTGTCGCGGTTTTCGCCGAGCGAGGTGCAGGCGCTCGGGCTCGGCCGCATCCCGGAGGACCGCATGACGACCGGTCTGGTCACCAATTTGCCGCTTGCCGATTCGATGGTGCTGCCACGCATCGGCACCGCCGCGTTCAGCAGCAAGGGGCTGCTCAAGCCGGATGCGATCCGCGCCTTCGCCGAAGAACAGATCAAGGCCTACGATATCAGATGCCCCGGACCGATGACGCGCGCCGGCGCGTTGTCCGGCGGCAATCTGCAGAAGGCGCTTTTGGCGCGCGAGCTTGCCTTCGACCCGAAAGTCCTGATCGTCTCGCAGCCGACGCGCGGCCTCGACATTGGTGCGGCCCGCTTCATTCACGAAAAGTTCCTCGACATGCGCGCCAAGGGCTGCGGCATCATCGTCATCGGCGAGGATCTGGAAGAATTGCTGGTGCTCTGCGACCGCATCGCGGTGATGTATGAGGGCCGCATTGTCGGCACGCTCGACAGTGCTGATGCGACGGTCGCGCGGCTCGGCCTGCTGATGACCGGGGCGGAGGGTCACAGCTGA
- a CDS encoding IclR family transcriptional regulator encodes MGEEAASRDHVGSLERGLAVMEILARHPSGMTLTEMAEQAGLTRAGARRFLLTLVATGYATQDGRMFSLSPRLLAVARTWLGGGSLWSFAAPIMRTVAAQLNEACSAAILSGQDVVYVARIPGRRILSVSLDVGTRLPAYCTSMGRMLLAGLAPEELDEFLHQATIERRTPKTITDIGLLAEAIGKARADGFAIVDEELELGLRSIAVPIRDRAGNTVAAINVSTQSARFSVAEMEREILPALLEARQRIEDFFVV; translated from the coding sequence ATGGGCGAAGAAGCCGCTTCCCGTGATCATGTCGGCTCGCTCGAGCGCGGCCTTGCCGTCATGGAGATCCTCGCCCGCCACCCCTCAGGCATGACGCTGACGGAAATGGCCGAGCAAGCCGGGCTGACCCGGGCCGGCGCCCGCCGTTTCCTGCTGACGCTTGTCGCCACGGGCTATGCCACTCAGGACGGTCGTATGTTCTCGCTGTCGCCGCGGCTCCTGGCCGTTGCCCGCACATGGCTGGGCGGCGGCTCGCTGTGGAGCTTCGCGGCGCCGATCATGCGGACTGTTGCGGCACAACTGAACGAGGCTTGCTCTGCGGCGATCCTGTCGGGCCAGGATGTCGTCTATGTCGCCCGCATTCCCGGCCGGCGCATCCTCAGCGTGTCGCTCGATGTCGGCACCAGGCTGCCCGCCTATTGCACCTCGATGGGGCGCATGCTGCTCGCCGGCCTGGCGCCGGAGGAACTCGACGAATTTCTGCACCAGGCGACCATCGAGAGACGGACGCCGAAGACGATCACTGACATCGGGCTGCTGGCCGAGGCCATCGGCAAGGCGAGGGCCGACGGCTTTGCCATCGTCGACGAAGAGCTGGAGCTCGGCCTGCGCTCGATCGCCGTGCCGATCCGCGACCGCGCTGGCAACACGGTCGCGGCGATCAACGTCTCGACGCAGTCGGCGCGATTTTCGGTCGCGGAGATGGAGCGGGAAATCCTGCCGGCGCTGCTTGAGGCCAGGCAGCGCATCGAGGATTTCTTCGTCGTTTAG
- a CDS encoding glycosyltransferase gives MTRKASPTIALFPEASFGAALNCVGIAQALRAKGARPVFICHAGFSGVFADYGFQEYQLPTDEPLSDSERQSYWQAFVRRHLPHFRLSPIDQLETYVAPTWQAIVDTAVNAEAPLRQLLARLKPDAVVLDNVIMFPAIAAAGCPWVRVVSCAETELPDAEVPPYLSGMAADDPQRAAFEARYLSASAPAHDRFNRFRVDAGLAPLPKGLFLESSPDLNLLLTPSIVRRERAEPLDPARFVYLEGCVRSEGPFEVPVFPRNGGPLVYVSFGSLGAMDVGLIERMLAVFDRLPARFIVNVGGLRDAYRAVPDNVYLDAWFPQPSVVAKSDLFIHHGGNNSFCEALRFGVPSLIMPYCWDGHDNARRAGETGTGDHIGRDAWTEGVLERAILGLLADDAMRARLRDNAAQMALQPGTDVAAQAILSLIRT, from the coding sequence TTGACGCGCAAAGCCAGCCCGACCATCGCGCTGTTTCCCGAAGCAAGCTTCGGCGCCGCGTTGAATTGCGTCGGCATCGCGCAGGCGTTGCGCGCGAAGGGCGCGCGGCCCGTCTTCATCTGCCATGCCGGTTTCTCCGGGGTCTTTGCCGACTATGGTTTCCAGGAATACCAGCTGCCGACCGACGAGCCGCTGAGCGACAGCGAGCGCCAGAGCTACTGGCAGGCCTTCGTGCGCCGGCACCTGCCGCATTTCCGGCTGAGCCCGATCGACCAGCTCGAAACCTATGTCGCGCCGACCTGGCAGGCGATCGTCGACACGGCGGTCAATGCCGAGGCGCCGCTGCGGCAATTGCTGGCGCGGCTGAAGCCGGACGCGGTGGTGCTCGACAATGTCATCATGTTCCCGGCGATCGCCGCCGCCGGCTGCCCCTGGGTGCGCGTCGTCTCCTGCGCCGAGACCGAGCTGCCGGACGCCGAGGTACCGCCCTACCTTTCCGGGATGGCTGCCGACGACCCGCAACGCGCGGCGTTCGAGGCGCGCTATCTCTCGGCCTCGGCGCCGGCGCATGACCGCTTCAACCGCTTTCGCGTCGATGCCGGCCTGGCGCCATTGCCGAAGGGCCTGTTCCTGGAAAGCTCGCCTGACCTCAACCTGCTGCTGACGCCGTCGATCGTGCGGCGCGAGCGGGCCGAACCGCTCGATCCCGCCCGCTTCGTCTATCTCGAAGGCTGCGTGCGCTCGGAAGGGCCGTTCGAGGTGCCGGTGTTTCCGCGCAATGGCGGGCCGCTGGTCTATGTCAGCTTCGGCAGTTTAGGGGCCATGGATGTCGGGCTGATCGAACGCATGCTTGCTGTCTTCGACAGGCTGCCGGCGCGCTTCATCGTCAATGTCGGCGGCCTGCGCGACGCCTATCGCGCGGTGCCCGACAATGTCTATCTCGACGCCTGGTTTCCGCAGCCTTCGGTGGTGGCGAAGTCGGACCTGTTCATCCACCATGGCGGCAACAACAGTTTTTGCGAGGCGCTGCGCTTCGGCGTGCCGTCGCTGATCATGCCTTATTGCTGGGACGGACATGATAATGCGCGCCGCGCCGGCGAGACCGGCACCGGCGACCATATCGGCCGGGATGCCTGGACCGAAGGAGTATTGGAGAGAGCCATTCTCGGCCTGCTGGCCGACGACGCCATGCGCGCCCGCCTGAGGGACAATGCAGCCCAGATGGCGCTGCAACCCGGAACGGACGTGGCCGCGCAAGCCATACTCTCTCTGATACGGACTTGA
- a CDS encoding BMP family protein — MENRKNKFSSTREGISRRNVLELGALGLAAAMLPGAAFAKDKKLKVAAIFATPIEEPWDNQIHVALQKAEKELGIEYKWSEKVQTADFSRVMREYAQGGYQLVLGDAFAAERESRRTAKQFPKTAWLFGSGAGPAEPNFGVFDNWIHEPAYLAGMIAGKMSKSGTVGAVAAMGIPEVNRLVNAFFAGAKEVNPNVKKKVAFIGSFFDPPKAKEAAVAQIDAGVDVIYAERFGVIEAAVEKKILAISNMSDQSSLGPDTVITGPVWDMYPTVEQAIKLVKAGVYTAQDYGDFSRMAKGGSYLAPYHKFDKTLPAEVKDLVEKKKAEILEGNFRVDVDENTPVSD; from the coding sequence ATGGAAAACCGGAAGAACAAATTTTCCTCGACACGCGAAGGGATTTCGCGGCGCAACGTGCTGGAGCTGGGTGCGCTTGGCCTGGCTGCTGCGATGCTGCCGGGTGCGGCCTTCGCCAAGGACAAGAAACTGAAGGTTGCGGCGATCTTCGCCACGCCGATCGAGGAGCCCTGGGATAACCAGATCCATGTCGCCCTGCAGAAGGCGGAGAAGGAACTCGGCATCGAATACAAATGGTCGGAAAAGGTGCAGACCGCCGACTTCAGCCGCGTCATGCGCGAATATGCGCAAGGCGGCTACCAACTGGTGCTGGGCGACGCCTTCGCCGCCGAGCGTGAATCGCGCCGCACCGCCAAGCAGTTCCCGAAGACCGCCTGGCTGTTCGGTTCTGGCGCTGGTCCGGCCGAACCCAATTTCGGCGTCTTCGACAACTGGATCCATGAGCCCGCCTATCTCGCCGGAATGATCGCCGGCAAGATGTCGAAGTCGGGCACGGTGGGCGCCGTCGCGGCGATGGGCATTCCGGAAGTGAACCGGCTGGTCAACGCCTTCTTTGCCGGCGCCAAGGAGGTCAACCCGAACGTCAAGAAGAAGGTCGCCTTCATCGGCTCCTTCTTCGATCCGCCGAAGGCCAAGGAAGCCGCGGTCGCGCAGATCGATGCCGGGGTCGACGTCATCTATGCCGAGCGCTTCGGCGTCATCGAGGCGGCGGTGGAGAAGAAGATCCTCGCCATCTCCAACATGTCGGACCAGTCGAGCCTCGGCCCCGACACGGTCATCACCGGCCCGGTGTGGGATATGTACCCGACGGTCGAACAGGCGATCAAGCTGGTCAAGGCCGGCGTCTACACCGCGCAGGACTATGGCGATTTCTCACGCATGGCCAAGGGCGGTTCCTACCTCGCCCCCTACCACAAGTTCGACAAGACGCTGCCGGCCGAGGTCAAGGATCTGGTCGAGAAGAAGAAGGCGGAGATTCTCGAGGGCAATTTCCGGGTGGATGTCGACGAGAACACGCCGGTTTCGGATTGA